A region of Reichenbachiella carrageenanivorans DNA encodes the following proteins:
- a CDS encoding T9SS type A sorting domain-containing protein → MKKFLLVALILIIGNTLYAQQSGPAGLGTTDGSSPLEIWLRADQGISTINNKVQTWADLSGNGRNMTQTTAGRRPSFISASPDLNAKPTVDFVASSNTYLNGALTQDFFGVSGEPTEIGDVFVVFKQPATNSGYVVQFPNTTGNSSFLTLLSNGGDSAPADNNVLNDVQLFVRQSDASFSVLSTHNDATYNDHFVVDQFHLARFGIDPTTEDFWLYDNSELLKQATTANQISYNGGTGDEVLRLGGSGSGSYYDGEIAEFFVFSEKLNNAQFVIIQNYLNSRYGISTSNDLYAGDLDINSNHDLGVFGIGQASGSEVISSATYEGLTIEATAGLEDNDYLFAGHKILTNTILDTDIAGLAGASPARVERAWYFDITDANTSLTTTITFDLDDAGLEDVTLANASNYKLISRSTPNNGSWSDAGGTVTINDLENTISFSGITVTDGNYYTVATTDNNNSPLGHTRQTWYSFQTGPWGDPNSWTLDGATTPLFDNNGNEIPGLGDKVIITSGRVISMYEADGSTILDNISVESVALKPSGRLDLLASTGHNFGAISGSGTLTLTGIPNTGTPTAYIENLPDGDYSAFADQLLGGTITLNTATNNIPLVLNQTLSGGISPDPNGAVSRSMTVNMGDADDIVILQRSLYLTRNLNITQGVLQIHRNTTDSHTGITFTDSNLNIDVVNNITIAANGSITTGNVNQRHQLNSYGNVSINGSTKFTQRTSATLTSTATDGIVDLNFLNTEADQSLTCNAVAHFYRIEIDKQSASHTLSITASADGNFNLNGRANYTVDSDLNFRGTNNNAFALVTGTAKIGSNVSILLNQGGNYSISSSAMLWVDGGHVLKTNGSALVPYGTFKISDGVAEFLVQSGITIRDAGAIEVTGGSLYANQIRTSIQATDDIGSYLQSGGHVYVNGGSGIGSSTTGGGGTQTDYYTFCLPEEANVFRMSGGTLEIQRSNYNTTSSTGTPNDEDATDDLGGGIFINSAKQNIEVTGGTVIMNMNNTVPFKVTSKAPFYNVIMTNSQGNAINDADGSTTVNIKTTDDNIVFLAGGQSGDGSGSDVIMQAQPLVVLNDLTIGDDTNPIRFDHLGQDVTIGRNFTITHNAQYYFGNEDLLPSTGTSGLNTAENTIIPASHQNTTTFNGTLNSTLSLANLDVLTDNRPSGYNEAENNEQVFFNMTISKENNTTLTLTAPNKPVSTVSNIHNALRTGDNSNFRLESGILNQGNRSIRFYGNVYNASQLSVYEEGVTDINALLKFRPATFTIETEPGAKFGNFRLNCQDQIISIDNDVTIERLEYLHGRLYIGKNRLTVDELDVNLTGNADYGNCNGCFSVEDMIITDGNASDGGLSLKISATNNTTINGDTNFDGNSTIQSIPETDFLFPVGIGGGVPKYTPSLLSISDVGDLGEDGEGYIIVNPVQGALKTTKQTGEILNYHWRVRTEGFDAEPELSYIQFFGNNADDPSSGVNLLSYVAGKVLDGSDFARSFEPTNTVTTPSPPFENVDYSILFNGSGSGFTLENTNFTAGDQARFEGYPRKIYARKNGQWHDPTTWSENGNGSPALTLVSELPQLGDIVILGSNDGAANRLVAIDPNNANYAPIDIARLVILRYHTGESSLLTFGDSEVQRDLHDFGFVTNQDPDIADPINTINHSSKLKFAGPGLPKGDFGEFVSAPNTLWTYSRQFPGTTVNISNMAGGNVATVNFDGYTIDNSIDEYPTLQFDASGSTIAGTNRYITLPDIDITVNQDIRHFIGSNRVKFNTSATGGDVHVKGNLVFNSGTNQLEFQATGTSRTLTVDGDINFNNNAASNRLLVEDAASSLTHNVVLSGSIINNNNSSRVTLYHSATNTKANLTVAGMSDESLPDFNTNIALNKLIVNKGEDQTNSFTVQDVITFPDINVSDESPIELLNGRLIIDHAGIDLLLANAGTGDFNLPNLLNSEASSGSAGLEIQQGTLRIEGDDTGIILDGSLVLNGGNLDMSSGVGNGNNFIEYSATGNAVIEVTNASSILSVGSQIRRGFFSEAGVLDLNITDGSLLIGVSSKGDYRRGMLEVVNPGSNITFTGGLIVFTNQNGVNATEAIKASLLLEPDTYDLTGSTIYVDLIENTNNNFSINSAIPLYNLTVQSDFGSESEVVQLKTRSLTIEGDLTLSNDVELRSNNLGLTLQGDLVINDDAVYSAGINKTTFNIGAGETSILTGTNTSAVSFYNFEKTGEGTLDLNKDISITGATFKLSQGTLSDNDNAIHFLGQTMSNDGVHTSGSNLTNGGIIFERTNDAQVLSTSAEGIFGNLTINNVNGVALPDANQDFQITNNLTLNAGVFDIGPALLLITSTGTITNGTGNGSSLNNFGEANQIQTNSSIIDFGLEKEFAANNTANFVFPVGEGNRYTPVLVDFTSPGGNSGSTIGKLRIRPRNAVAPIMLSEDQTVQDAILQYHWLINGDNLTNFSADIIGSYDDDVIGTDDENTYRGARAIFSDPDLTVENPFPSNDADLVDDVENTITFPIASESDFSGEYFAGNPDIIPDNFETLIFDGLTNTNYDIANNYFFDENDNGVFDGIDVRQTDLSAVIGGAIEIASTKTMALNIDNISFSRLIIPADGVLEIAGTNGHILGQVSGTGTIRINSDGSTAALPAGDYLNFFDCSGGALEYGGSGDYTILVESNKVRQLTLNGSGTKTFVSNSNIEICENLIMNSGTLNLASEKTFLIGGDFNMNGGTINMATDGLFKVLGDVDLTAGIMTTSDNSYFELLGDLNRTATTISSVGGTSTVLFSGSTTQNITGDFNIANVIINNTASGTAINITGGSIFKINGSINFLDGIVATDNTNFKSGSFTINNVLEFATSASFTGGSSASFVDGVVRKENLVANSNFTFPTGDGSTYAPISIQEDGTGGETWTTRYIRVNPTTYLSNNYSNIGTTAVSTIEFWVVHASTPGQSATIGLTYGTQSNVLTPDETTVVSIFDNIGGGNGVDNIDTWSDAGRGGLSSGASTTSGVISTNPTTIGLNFFTLGGQSDTALPVELVNLEAEVVTNAVQINWSTASELNNDRFEIERSADGVTYEYIGIVEGHGTTSELQKYTFVDESPYYGVAYYRLVQVDYDGAEAIYGPAKVNNDQFHQGLELVFFPNPTDASNVNLRLVSGDENSPVQIVMFDLTGHMVYNQTIAATLGVSEHSIPTRLHSGIYQVIITQGNNKRIERLVISN, encoded by the coding sequence ATGAAAAAGTTTCTCTTAGTAGCACTCATTCTAATCATTGGCAACACACTGTATGCCCAGCAGTCAGGCCCTGCGGGACTAGGAACCACCGATGGCAGCTCGCCTTTGGAAATATGGCTCAGAGCTGACCAAGGTATATCCACGATCAACAACAAAGTACAAACTTGGGCAGATTTGAGTGGAAATGGTCGAAACATGACACAAACCACTGCTGGCCGAAGACCCTCTTTCATCTCTGCGTCACCAGACCTAAACGCCAAACCTACAGTCGACTTTGTTGCCTCTTCTAACACTTATCTGAATGGAGCACTCACTCAGGACTTTTTTGGTGTATCAGGAGAACCTACCGAAATTGGAGATGTATTTGTGGTATTCAAACAACCCGCTACTAACTCTGGCTATGTAGTACAGTTTCCTAATACAACTGGCAACAGTAGCTTTCTCACGCTCCTATCTAATGGTGGCGATAGCGCTCCTGCGGATAACAACGTCCTAAACGATGTTCAATTATTTGTAAGGCAAAGTGATGCTTCATTTTCAGTGCTGTCTACTCACAACGATGCAACATACAACGACCATTTCGTTGTTGATCAATTCCATTTAGCTAGGTTTGGTATTGACCCTACTACAGAAGATTTTTGGTTATATGACAATAGTGAGCTACTAAAACAGGCGACTACCGCCAATCAAATTTCATATAATGGAGGTACAGGAGATGAAGTCCTTAGACTTGGTGGGTCTGGTTCCGGCAGCTATTATGATGGAGAAATTGCCGAATTTTTCGTGTTTAGCGAAAAACTCAACAACGCTCAGTTTGTAATCATACAAAACTACCTTAACTCAAGGTATGGCATAAGCACTAGCAATGATCTCTATGCAGGAGACTTAGACATCAATTCCAACCATGATCTCGGTGTATTTGGTATTGGGCAAGCATCTGGTTCCGAAGTTATCAGCAGCGCTACCTATGAAGGTCTCACAATAGAAGCTACCGCTGGTCTCGAAGACAATGACTATCTATTTGCAGGTCACAAAATACTAACAAATACCATCCTAGATACAGACATCGCTGGACTTGCTGGAGCTTCACCAGCCAGAGTTGAGCGTGCATGGTACTTTGATATAACTGACGCAAATACATCCCTTACTACTACCATTACTTTCGATTTGGATGACGCAGGGCTAGAAGATGTAACTTTAGCTAACGCATCCAATTACAAATTAATCTCCCGCTCTACTCCTAATAATGGGAGCTGGTCAGATGCTGGAGGGACTGTCACTATCAATGATTTAGAAAACACCATTTCATTTTCAGGAATCACTGTAACCGATGGCAACTACTATACAGTAGCTACTACCGACAACAACAACAGTCCTTTAGGACATACCAGACAAACCTGGTATTCTTTTCAAACTGGCCCATGGGGAGATCCTAACTCTTGGACACTAGATGGAGCCACCACTCCTCTTTTTGACAATAATGGAAATGAAATTCCTGGGCTAGGCGATAAAGTAATCATCACTTCTGGACGTGTCATATCTATGTATGAAGCAGATGGATCCACCATTCTTGATAATATATCTGTTGAATCCGTTGCACTTAAACCATCTGGCAGGTTAGATTTATTAGCATCTACTGGGCATAATTTTGGTGCTATATCTGGCTCTGGCACCCTGACCTTAACAGGTATACCCAACACAGGCACTCCAACAGCATATATAGAAAACCTACCCGACGGAGATTACAGTGCGTTTGCGGATCAATTACTAGGAGGTACTATTACCTTAAATACCGCTACAAACAATATTCCTCTGGTTCTTAACCAGACCCTTAGCGGAGGTATCTCCCCCGATCCTAACGGAGCCGTGTCAAGAAGTATGACTGTGAATATGGGAGATGCTGATGATATTGTCATTTTACAAAGAAGTCTATACCTCACTCGCAACCTTAACATCACGCAAGGGGTTCTCCAAATTCACAGAAACACTACTGACAGCCATACTGGCATCACGTTTACAGATAGCAACCTGAATATAGACGTAGTCAATAACATAACGATAGCAGCCAATGGCTCTATCACGACAGGCAATGTCAACCAGCGTCACCAGCTCAATAGTTATGGAAATGTTTCAATCAATGGGTCTACCAAATTCACTCAGCGCACCAGTGCTACCCTTACCTCAACTGCTACAGACGGTATCGTAGATCTCAATTTTTTAAATACAGAGGCCGATCAATCTTTAACTTGTAATGCAGTTGCTCATTTTTACAGAATAGAAATCGACAAACAATCAGCGTCCCACACACTAAGTATTACGGCTTCTGCTGATGGAAATTTCAATCTCAACGGTCGAGCCAATTATACTGTTGATTCAGATTTAAACTTTAGGGGTACAAACAATAATGCTTTCGCATTAGTAACTGGAACAGCAAAAATCGGCTCTAATGTCAGCATCCTTTTGAACCAAGGAGGCAACTACTCCATCTCTTCTTCAGCCATGCTATGGGTAGATGGTGGACATGTTTTAAAAACAAATGGATCTGCACTCGTACCTTATGGTACTTTTAAAATTTCAGACGGTGTAGCAGAATTTTTGGTGCAAAGCGGAATTACCATTAGAGATGCAGGAGCCATAGAAGTAACTGGAGGCAGCCTTTATGCCAACCAAATCAGAACATCTATCCAAGCTACCGACGATATCGGTAGTTACCTTCAGAGCGGCGGACATGTGTATGTAAACGGAGGTAGTGGCATAGGATCGTCAACTACTGGCGGTGGTGGCACTCAGACAGATTATTATACTTTTTGTTTGCCAGAGGAAGCCAACGTATTCAGAATGTCTGGTGGTACTTTAGAGATCCAAAGATCAAACTACAATACGACCAGCTCTACTGGCACACCTAACGACGAAGATGCAACAGATGATCTTGGTGGTGGTATATTCATCAACTCTGCTAAACAAAATATTGAAGTAACTGGTGGTACAGTCATCATGAACATGAACAATACTGTCCCTTTCAAGGTCACTTCAAAGGCTCCCTTTTACAATGTTATAATGACCAACTCTCAGGGTAATGCGATCAACGACGCAGATGGCAGCACTACTGTAAATATCAAGACTACCGATGACAATATTGTATTCTTAGCTGGCGGACAATCTGGAGACGGATCAGGCTCAGATGTCATCATGCAAGCGCAGCCATTGGTGGTACTAAACGACCTTACGATTGGTGACGACACAAACCCAATCAGATTTGATCACTTAGGACAAGATGTAACTATAGGTAGAAATTTCACAATCACACACAATGCCCAATACTATTTTGGGAATGAAGACTTACTACCCTCTACAGGTACCTCTGGACTAAACACCGCTGAAAATACAATTATACCTGCAAGTCATCAAAATACAACCACTTTCAACGGAACGTTGAATAGCACCCTTTCATTGGCCAACTTGGATGTATTGACAGACAACAGACCTAGTGGCTACAATGAAGCTGAAAATAATGAGCAAGTTTTCTTCAACATGACGATAAGTAAAGAAAACAATACCACATTAACACTAACAGCTCCCAACAAACCAGTCAGCACAGTATCCAATATTCACAACGCATTAAGGACTGGAGACAATAGTAACTTTAGGTTGGAATCGGGTATTCTGAATCAAGGAAACCGAAGCATTAGGTTTTATGGAAATGTATATAATGCGAGTCAGCTAAGTGTATATGAGGAAGGAGTGACTGACATCAATGCCTTATTAAAATTCAGACCGGCTACATTCACCATAGAAACTGAACCTGGTGCAAAATTTGGCAATTTCAGGTTAAACTGTCAAGACCAAATCATCTCCATCGACAACGACGTTACAATAGAAAGATTGGAATACCTACACGGCCGACTCTACATTGGGAAAAATAGATTGACAGTAGATGAATTAGATGTAAACCTTACAGGTAATGCGGATTATGGAAACTGTAATGGCTGCTTCTCTGTAGAAGATATGATTATCACTGATGGTAACGCATCAGACGGTGGTCTGAGTTTAAAGATCTCCGCAACAAATAACACCACTATAAATGGTGATACTAATTTCGACGGAAACAGTACCATTCAAAGTATTCCTGAAACAGACTTTTTATTCCCCGTAGGTATCGGAGGAGGGGTTCCTAAGTACACGCCTTCCCTACTCAGCATCTCTGATGTTGGTGATCTGGGTGAAGATGGGGAAGGGTACATCATCGTAAATCCAGTCCAAGGTGCGTTAAAAACCACCAAGCAAACAGGTGAAATCCTAAACTACCATTGGAGAGTCAGAACCGAAGGATTTGATGCTGAACCCGAATTGAGTTATATCCAATTCTTTGGAAACAATGCTGACGACCCTTCTTCAGGAGTTAACCTATTGAGCTATGTAGCAGGCAAAGTGCTCGATGGAAGTGATTTTGCAAGAAGCTTCGAGCCTACAAATACAGTAACCACCCCATCACCTCCTTTTGAAAACGTTGATTATTCCATTTTATTCAATGGCTCTGGCTCTGGATTCACACTTGAGAATACTAACTTCACGGCTGGCGACCAAGCAAGATTTGAAGGCTACCCAAGAAAAATATATGCTAGAAAAAATGGACAATGGCACGACCCTACTACCTGGTCTGAAAATGGAAACGGCAGCCCAGCACTTACTTTGGTTTCTGAGCTCCCACAGCTCGGGGATATCGTAATACTCGGTTCTAATGACGGCGCAGCAAACAGACTAGTAGCCATAGACCCTAACAATGCAAACTATGCTCCGATTGATATCGCACGACTCGTAATATTAAGATATCATACAGGTGAGAGCTCTCTATTGACATTCGGAGATAGCGAGGTACAGCGAGATTTACATGATTTTGGTTTTGTGACCAACCAAGACCCTGACATTGCAGACCCAATAAATACAATAAATCATTCTTCTAAGTTGAAATTTGCAGGACCAGGGCTTCCTAAAGGTGACTTTGGTGAATTCGTAAGTGCTCCAAATACCCTTTGGACATATAGTCGCCAATTCCCAGGGACAACCGTAAACATAAGCAACATGGCAGGCGGCAATGTCGCTACAGTTAATTTTGATGGGTATACGATTGACAACTCTATTGATGAGTACCCCACTCTTCAATTTGATGCCTCTGGAAGCACCATCGCAGGAACCAATCGATACATCACATTACCAGATATCGACATCACGGTCAATCAAGACATAAGACACTTTATCGGCTCCAATAGAGTCAAATTCAACACCTCTGCAACTGGCGGAGACGTTCATGTAAAAGGTAATTTAGTTTTTAACTCAGGTACTAACCAATTAGAGTTTCAGGCGACAGGTACTTCTCGTACACTTACCGTAGACGGAGACATCAACTTCAATAACAACGCAGCCTCAAACCGACTTCTAGTAGAGGATGCGGCAAGTTCATTGACACACAACGTGGTATTGTCTGGAAGTATAATCAATAATAACAATTCCTCTAGAGTAACTTTATATCATTCGGCCACCAACACGAAAGCAAACCTGACAGTGGCTGGAATGAGCGATGAAAGCTTGCCTGATTTCAATACCAATATCGCCCTCAACAAACTCATTGTTAACAAAGGAGAAGATCAAACCAATAGCTTTACTGTCCAGGATGTTATTACTTTTCCCGACATTAATGTTTCTGACGAATCTCCAATAGAATTACTAAATGGTAGACTAATTATCGATCATGCAGGCATAGACCTACTGTTGGCCAATGCGGGAACAGGTGATTTCAACCTACCCAACCTACTCAACTCTGAGGCATCCTCTGGATCTGCTGGACTTGAAATCCAACAAGGAACTCTTAGGATTGAAGGTGACGACACAGGAATTATCCTTGATGGTTCTCTCGTTTTAAATGGAGGAAATTTAGACATGAGCAGTGGTGTTGGCAATGGCAACAATTTCATCGAATACTCAGCCACTGGCAATGCAGTAATTGAAGTAACAAACGCATCATCTATACTCTCAGTAGGCTCACAGATAAGAAGAGGTTTTTTCTCAGAAGCTGGCGTTTTAGACCTTAATATTACAGATGGTTCGCTCCTTATAGGTGTATCGTCTAAGGGCGACTACCGAAGAGGTATGCTCGAAGTGGTCAATCCAGGTAGTAACATTACTTTTACAGGTGGTTTGATTGTATTTACCAATCAGAACGGCGTAAATGCCACAGAGGCGATAAAAGCATCCCTCCTACTAGAACCAGACACCTATGATCTCACCGGGTCTACCATCTACGTTGACCTCATAGAGAACACCAATAACAACTTCAGTATCAATAGTGCTATTCCTCTTTACAATTTAACCGTTCAGAGTGATTTTGGTTCTGAGAGCGAAGTGGTACAATTGAAAACTAGAAGCCTGACCATCGAAGGTGACTTGACGCTAAGCAATGATGTAGAATTAAGGTCAAACAACCTCGGCCTTACCTTACAAGGTGATTTAGTAATCAACGACGATGCGGTATATTCTGCAGGAATCAACAAAACCACCTTTAATATCGGTGCTGGAGAAACTAGTATATTAACAGGAACAAACACTAGTGCAGTCTCTTTCTACAACTTCGAAAAGACAGGAGAAGGCACACTTGATCTAAACAAGGACATCAGTATCACTGGTGCTACATTTAAGCTTTCTCAAGGTACTTTGTCAGACAACGACAATGCCATTCACTTTCTGGGTCAAACCATGTCTAATGACGGAGTGCATACATCAGGCAGCAACCTAACGAATGGAGGTATTATATTCGAAAGAACAAACGATGCTCAAGTATTGTCGACCTCTGCAGAAGGCATATTTGGTAACCTCACTATCAACAATGTGAATGGTGTTGCGCTACCAGATGCTAACCAAGACTTTCAGATCACAAATAACTTGACTTTGAACGCTGGTGTTTTCGACATTGGCCCTGCACTACTTCTAATCACCTCTACAGGTACCATCACGAATGGAACTGGAAATGGCAGCAGCCTAAACAACTTTGGGGAAGCAAACCAAATTCAAACCAATAGTTCTATTATTGACTTTGGGTTAGAGAAGGAATTTGCAGCCAACAACACGGCAAATTTTGTATTCCCTGTAGGAGAAGGCAACAGGTACACTCCTGTATTGGTTGATTTCACAAGCCCTGGAGGCAACTCTGGTTCTACCATAGGTAAACTTAGAATAAGACCTAGAAATGCCGTTGCTCCTATCATGCTGAGCGAAGATCAAACCGTACAGGATGCCATTTTACAATATCACTGGTTGATCAATGGAGATAATCTGACCAATTTTTCAGCAGACATCATTGGCAGTTATGACGACGATGTGATTGGAACAGATGACGAAAACACATATAGAGGTGCCAGAGCTATATTCTCTGATCCAGATTTAACCGTAGAAAACCCTTTCCCGAGCAACGACGCCGATTTAGTAGACGATGTAGAAAATACCATCACCTTCCCTATTGCTTCTGAAAGTGATTTCTCTGGAGAGTATTTTGCAGGTAATCCAGACATCATACCAGACAATTTCGAAACGTTAATCTTCGACGGTTTGACAAACACAAATTACGACATCGCTAACAACTACTTCTTTGATGAAAATGACAACGGTGTTTTTGATGGTATAGACGTTAGACAAACAGACCTAAGTGCCGTCATTGGTGGAGCAATAGAAATTGCCTCTACCAAAACCATGGCACTGAACATTGACAATATAAGCTTCAGTAGACTCATCATCCCTGCCGACGGAGTGTTAGAAATCGCAGGAACCAACGGTCATATCTTGGGACAAGTAAGTGGTACTGGTACTATCAGAATTAATAGTGATGGCTCTACTGCAGCTCTACCCGCAGGTGATTATCTCAACTTCTTCGATTGCTCTGGTGGTGCATTAGAATACGGAGGATCGGGTGATTACACCATTTTGGTGGAATCGAATAAAGTAAGACAACTTACTTTGAATGGTTCTGGCACAAAGACATTTGTAAGCAATAGTAATATAGAGATTTGCGAAAATCTGATCATGAATAGTGGTACGCTGAATCTTGCGAGCGAAAAAACGTTTTTGATAGGAGGAGATTTCAATATGAACGGAGGCACAATAAACATGGCTACAGATGGTCTTTTCAAAGTATTGGGTGATGTAGATCTCACAGCAGGTATAATGACTACTTCTGACAATAGCTATTTTGAACTACTCGGTGATTTAAATAGAACAGCGACTACCATATCCTCTGTAGGTGGTACTTCTACGGTATTGTTTTCTGGATCCACAACCCAAAACATTACGGGAGATTTCAATATTGCAAATGTAATCATCAACAATACTGCATCAGGAACAGCAATTAATATCACGGGAGGATCTATCTTTAAAATCAATGGTAGTATCAACTTCCTTGATGGTATAGTAGCTACAGACAATACCAACTTCAAATCTGGTTCATTTACCATCAATAATGTATTGGAGTTTGCAACAAGTGCTAGCTTTACAGGAGGAAGTAGTGCCAGTTTTGTAGATGGGGTAGTAAGAAAAGAAAACCTCGTAGCTAACTCCAACTTCACATTCCCTACAGGAGATGGTTCTACATATGCACCCATATCAATACAAGAAGATGGTACTGGGGGAGAAACTTGGACTACAAGATACATAAGAGTAAATCCAACTACTTATTTGAGTAACAACTACTCTAACATTGGAACGACGGCAGTGTCAACTATAGAGTTCTGGGTCGTTCATGCCTCTACTCCAGGTCAATCCGCAACTATAGGACTGACCTACGGCACACAGTCTAACGTATTGACTCCCGACGAAACCACAGTTGTATCTATTTTCGACAACATAGGTGGTGGAAATGGCGTGGACAATATAGATACTTGGTCTGATGCTGGCAGAGGTGGGTTGTCTTCTGGCGCATCTACTACATCTGGGGTCATCAGTACAAACCCTACTACGATCGGTTTAAACTTCTTCACACTTGGCGGACAATCAGACACTGCCTTACCTGTTGAGTTGGTTAACCTAGAAGCAGAGGTTGTAACAAACGCCGTACAGATCAACTGGTCTACAGCTTCAGAATTAAACAACGATCGATTCGAAATCGAGCGTTCGGCAGATGGGGTGACCTACGAATATATCGGGATAGTAGAAGGACATGGTACAACTAGCGAATTGCAGAAATACACGTTTGTAGATGAGTCTCCATACTACGGAGTGGCCTATTACAGACTGGTACAAGTAGACTATGATGGAGCTGAGGCTATCTATGGCCCAGCTAAAGTAAATAACGATCAATTTCATCAAGGACTAGAACTTGTGTTCTTTCCGAACCCTACAGACGCTAGCAACGTGAATTTGAGACTGGTGAGCGGCGACGAAAACTCTCCTGTACAGATCGTAATGTTTGACCTTACAGGACATATGGTATATAACCAAACTATAGCAGCCACCTTAGGAGTATCAGAACACAGTATTCCTACCAGACTACACTCTGGCATCTACCAAGTGATCATCACACAAGGCAATAACAAACGAATAGAAAGACTAGTGATCAGCAACTAA
- a CDS encoding uracil-DNA glycosylase family protein has protein sequence MNTLLHEIRQCKLCKDELSHDPRPVLAAHTRSKLVIIGQAPGAVVHRTGVPWDDKSGENLRAWLGVSQSTFYDPEKIALVPMGFCYPGKGKSGDLPPMPTCAPTWHSRVLGEMKEVKLTLLIGQYAQGYYLGGQAYNTLTETVRHFEDYLPKYFVLPHPSPRNNIWRAKNPWFDQEVLPSLQHKISECL, from the coding sequence ATGAATACATTACTACACGAAATAAGGCAATGCAAACTGTGTAAGGATGAATTGTCTCATGATCCTAGGCCAGTATTGGCTGCACATACTCGGAGCAAGTTGGTGATTATAGGACAAGCACCAGGGGCGGTAGTGCATCGGACGGGAGTGCCGTGGGACGATAAGAGTGGGGAGAATCTGCGTGCTTGGCTAGGTGTGAGCCAAAGTACATTTTATGATCCAGAAAAAATAGCACTTGTACCCATGGGGTTTTGTTATCCTGGCAAAGGCAAGTCAGGAGACCTGCCTCCTATGCCTACTTGTGCGCCTACTTGGCACAGTAGAGTATTAGGGGAAATGAAAGAGGTAAAGCTTACCTTGTTGATTGGTCAATATGCACAGGGGTATTATCTAGGAGGTCAGGCTTATAATACGTTAACCGAAACGGTTAGGCATTTTGAAGATTACTTGCCTAAATATTTTGTATTGCCTCATCCATCTCCACGTAACAATATTTGGCGAGCAAAAAATCCTTGGTTCGACCAAGAGGTTCTTCCGTCGTTACAGCATAAAATCAGCGAGTGCTTATAA
- a CDS encoding LacI family DNA-binding transcriptional regulator: MPKRITIKEIAKLANVSIGTVDRALHDRSRVAQATKDKILEIAKKGNYSSNIYARSLKLNRTYQIAVVLPDNNPYWDKHRAGISRGMSEFGDMGFAQQEYRISTTREADRIAAIEQALADEPDGLILTPNMLKIGGRAMELLSQTEVPFVFVDADMEGVDNLSFVGQDTFQSGRMAGSILQNPYTHDYSVWVVTLSESDAQNKAIKTRIAGLESFYKNDPTVKIIHINLEKDGLSIDELKRQMREAKLAVHLFIPNSKSHLLMNELHDIREQAKMRVIGYDLVDENVDCLQKGWVDVVIDQQPIMQGYLAVQSLYKYLILKSEVTKNQYLPLDIITKENLKYCDY, from the coding sequence ATGCCTAAAAGAATCACAATTAAAGAAATTGCAAAGCTGGCCAATGTATCTATAGGTACTGTAGATCGAGCGCTGCATGATCGTAGCAGAGTAGCCCAAGCGACTAAGGATAAGATTCTTGAAATTGCTAAAAAGGGCAACTATTCGTCTAATATTTACGCTCGAAGCCTCAAGCTCAACAGAACATACCAAATAGCAGTGGTACTGCCCGACAACAACCCCTATTGGGATAAACACCGGGCGGGTATCAGTCGGGGGATGTCGGAGTTTGGCGATATGGGATTTGCTCAGCAGGAATATCGCATATCTACCACGAGGGAAGCGGATCGGATTGCTGCTATCGAACAGGCCTTGGCTGATGAACCAGATGGTTTGATCCTGACGCCCAATATGTTGAAGATAGGAGGGAGAGCGATGGAGCTACTCAGCCAGACAGAGGTACCGTTTGTGTTTGTAGATGCAGACATGGAAGGCGTAGACAATCTATCTTTTGTAGGGCAGGATACGTTTCAGAGTGGCCGAATGGCAGGGAGTATATTGCAGAATCCTTATACTCATGATTATTCTGTTTGGGTGGTCACCTTGTCGGAATCAGATGCCCAAAACAAAGCCATCAAAACAAGAATAGCGGGATTGGAGTCTTTTTATAAAAATGATCCTACAGTAAAAATCATTCATATAAATTTAGAAAAGGACGGGTTGTCAATAGATGAACTCAAGCGTCAAATGCGCGAGGCCAAACTGGCGGTGCATCTGTTTATTCCCAATTCGAAATCTCATTTGCTTATGAATGAGTTGCACGACATACGGGAGCAAGCCAAAATGCGTGTGATTGGTTATGACTTGGTAGATGAAAATGTAGACTGTTTGCAAAAGGGCTGGGTAGATGTAGTCATAGATCAACAGCCAATTATGCAGGGGTATTTGGCAGTTCAGTCGCTCTACAAATATTTGATTTTAAAATCAGAAGTGACAAAAAACCAATACCTTCCATTAGACATCATTACTAAAGAAAATCTCAAGTACTGTGATTATTGA